The following nucleotide sequence is from Camelus bactrianus isolate YW-2024 breed Bactrian camel chromosome 34, ASM4877302v1, whole genome shotgun sequence.
AATGCACAACTTGCCCTGATAACATCTCTTCGTCCCTGTTCTCCATTGCAGGTCTGCCTAGTGGCCTATCTGGGTTTGTTTATGCTTTGTGTCTCGTATCAAGTTGACGAACGGACATGTATCCAGTTTGCCATGAAAGTaagttgtcatttttctttctcttctatcgACGCATAGAGAGAAACACAAGTACAAAATAAAGGAGAGCTTTTTAAGGAGTGGTAGATCTGATTATTCTAGAAATTGCATTTGTAggcaggccaaaaaaaaaaaaaaaaaaaaaaggtttgaggAGGGCATTCATCCAGATCCCAAAGGTAatgctgatttttgttttttaacagtcTTTATTTCCATGAACTGGGTTGGCATGGAGCATATGATGTCTGTCCTCCAATGCCCTTAAAAGGAATATTGAAAATTCATCAGTTCAACAGAACACTTGGCCGGGAAACGGTGTCTATATCAGTGCCCACTTCCCTATCTTGGAATTTTGTTTAGAATGTTTTAATAGTGAAGCAGTCTAAGTGTATTTCCCCTTGTAGGTGGGAtcactgaaacagaaaaagtacATTGGGTGCATCCAAATGATCCGTGCCAAGAGTCTGAGGGCAAAGGAGGGAGGTCAGGATAAGCATGGTTTAGCAAGTGTGTGTCTTTCCTGTGAATGTCTTTTTTACTGTTAGAGACAGTGTGTTTGGTTGGAGCCAATTCAAGTACACAGCATTTTCACTGCCCAGTAGAATGTGCTCTGAAGGGAGACATAGACACACCCTTTCTGAGTTTAGGGAGATAAACACCCCACTCAGCAATCAGAACTAGCAGAAATCAAATTCCTACATTTTCTTTCAACTCCTGTAGCAGAGAACAAAAAGCTTTCTGtagtgttggtttgttttttttgttgttgttgttgttggtttttttttttttgtctactcacattgtttacttttcttctgcaagaaaacacattaaaaactgGATATGCCTTTGTTCACTAAAACAAGAAAGCATAAAGCATAAGAGTAAGTTAACTGTATCATTTGGAAATTACAAAGATGCAGAAAATAAGATGTTAGTATATTCTAGTATATTGACATAAAAACAGCTGATATAAAAAAGCAAGGTGCtgatccatatatatgtatttaaatcaTGTTGTAAAAGAATAATtagtgaaaaaaattcaaattattttaactagCTAAAAACCCTGCCTACACAAAATGTTTGGTCTGATCctacagaaatttttttaaaaaatggctcttatgtgcatagaaaaaaaattatctgtgaaTAGTGGGATTATAGCTACATTTTCTagctttttccttcagttttgagATGTTCTCCAATAGTTAGATGTaacttttctaatttaaaaagttaatggacgacattttaaaaaaaattgatagagTTAGAATTTTGGTGAATATGCCCCTACTTGGAAATTGCACTTTTTCTGTCTGAGGGTGTTCCTTAAAAGAAGGCCAGATGGAGCAGACATCAGtccatgtttactttttttttggttttttgtttttgtagaggGTTGACTCAACAGGAAGGCTtagtgatgatttttttaaaaggcagaaatcCTAGTAAGAATTGTCCTGTTTTATTACGGGAACTTCATTCACCAGGTAAAAAGAGCTCTGGAGTCGGTTCATCAGTTTATGTGAAATGTCCTTATCACCCTCCTCGccctcgcccccccccccgcccccgccatgATCCCAGGAAACACCAGAGGCAACAGCATTATCTTCACAGAGGCCTCCACAGCCATCTCAATGTCTGCACTTAAAATCAGGAGcaaggccagaaaaaaaaaattaaaaaataaaataaaaagtcactgCCAATGTCAGTCAGGGTGAGAATTCCCCACCAGGAAGATCTCATTAGCTGTCTTTTTTCCCCACCTGTGACAGACATTGACAAATATAGAGGCACTTTCTCTTCCCCTGGATGTGACCTTTAGTGATGCTTCCTGCCAGCTCTCTAAGGTGCCCGCTGTATTATCTTCAGGTGGAAAATGAGCTTCAGTCAATCTCCAGGGTTTCCAACGGCACAACAGGTCACAGCGGACTTCCCTTGTGCTTCTCACATCATTTAGGGTAGGAAGGAGGGAATGCAATGCATCTTCATGTGGTGTTTCTCACCAACATAATCGCATTTTAGTGCTCATGTGTTGATACTCTGGCCCAAGCCTTGTTGgagaatttatttccttctgctgaaCGCCCGGAGAGCCAGGACCAGCAATCCGGGGGTGATGACAGTGTCTCACTGCAGCCTGCGCTAGCGTGcgcggacacacacacagacacacacacacacacacacacacacacacacacacacacacacgagttccATTTTCTCTCAGACAATAGCCGTGGGGGCTTGTCTTTTCTTCCCAAGCTAGCGCAGCCTTGTCCAGCCCTTTGGCAGGCCCTGTAAGCCCCGGCGCTGTCCATCTTTctccctgggctctgctcctgGGCTCCGCGTGCCATTTGGCCACAGATCGGGCCTCCTTCCTATTCTCGTGGCCCTGTTTTCTCGGGGCTCACCTTGGTGATTTGCAGAAACGTGTCCGGTTCATGTGCTTGCGGAAACACTCCGGGACacatccccccacctccccgccccgaGGGCTCGGAAGGCGCAACTGCCCGGTGCCCGCTCCCGGAGGCCCCCCGGGGCTGCCGCCACCGCCTCCTCCTGCAGCGGGCAGCAGGGGGGCCTTACCCTGCctgacaccagggaggtaattaaatCGAGGCCGAGCCTCCTTCCTCCCGGAGTCACCCCGCGTTGGAAGCGGCAGCCGGGTACCAATTAGAGGCGCGAGCGCGGGGCGCGCCTGGGCGCCGCGGTTACATAAGCGCCGGGGGCGCCGCGCCTCCGCCGGCCGCTGGGGCTGGGCTGACACGGGCGAGACGCACGCGTCCCAAGCCCCGCAGCTCTCGGGGTCTGTTTGCTCGCTTTCCCAAGGTCATCGTAAACACTTCCATTGACAGTTTACTTAGTGCCGTGTAGGTAAAACAAGCCACTtgattttaaattacagattctaaCCCAGAATCTTGCTGCTGTCAGAtgagttaaaaggaaaaaaaaaaattctccagcgCGTCAGACGTAGCCCGCAGGCTTTGGCGGATCAAGTTACATTCACGTCTTGAAACGGATAAGAAACTCGATTCTGCGGCTCACTCTTGTTTACTTGGCCTGATGCTTTCAAGCCGTGGGAGAAGCAGAATCCCGACGTGGGAGACATGCACCGACGAACATGTGTTCAGATTTAAAGGAGCGGAGGGGCATGGCTCTTCTTGGTGCTCTCGAGGCTTCTAGCGCATTTAAGATGCTCGATGCAAACGGGGCAATCTCTGTTTGCGTAAACATTGACGTCCTTTCTACAAGTCAAGTGTGCGCTCTTCCTCCCACATGAGATGGAACAAGACAAAGCAGAGTTGGTGTCCTGACAACAGTCCAGAGACCTGGCAGCTCTGTCCACCTCTCCTAATTTATCTATTTCACAACACTTAAATAGTGCTACTGTTTACCAGCCACCGTTCTAAGCCTTTTACGTGTAACAGCTCTTTTGATCCTTCTAATAATCCTGTGACGTAGGTGCCAGGTGAAAAAACAGAGGTACGCATGGGACTGATTAATTTGCCCAAGGTTTGTAGTTAAGGAGGAAAGAACCAGGATCCCAACTCAGGTGGCCTGACTCTCCAGCTGGTGCCTGTTACCATCACCCCACGCACGGCTGTGCACTTATTAAATGTCTTAGGCAAATCTTCTGAGCCAAAaggttatcttttaaaaacagacacaacTCACATTTCAGCAAATGGATTGTTGTGATGATTATAAGAGAATATTTTTTGCAACTGTTTGAATTATTTACAGATTGAGAATGAAGGATCATTGTCATTGTTTCAAGACAGTGCCACAGTGAATGTTATAGAAATTCTCTGTCtaaggaggggtgtgtgtgtgtgtgtgtgtgtgtgtgtgtgtgtgtgtgtgtgttggaggtaGGAGGGTTATGACAAGACTTTGTCAGTCTCATCCATTGATGGCAGTAAAATGTGTAGAGAAAACTCCAACTGGGGCCATTCTACGAAGCAGAGGACTCTCAGGTGGGAAATTATCCCTTTAATTTGGGCCTTCCCTGCTGGTAGAGTCACTGATATATCTATGTTATCAGAAGCAAATAGTTCCCAGTTCCTTGCCACTCACAATGGAAATGCAGCTGCAGTGGGCAGACACGCACAACGCACCCCACACAACTTAATTTGGCCCTTGGCATTAAGAGCTTAAAATCACTCATCAGGCCTGAGTATTTTAAAACAACCCAGAATATTTCAAACATTCTGCTCTAATAGCCCCACAGAATAAATCCATACTTTTTAGCCTCagaactacatttttttttttttttttttgcagaaaatatGGCCACTGAAAATTTTGGGGACTGGCAGGTGATGCATTCAATGTCACAAAtcaaatgtttccattttaaattttaaaatggggtCACTTTGTGTTTTTCTGGTTCCCTTCCTCCAAGAGAGACAAAATATGTTGGCTGTAAGTTACCCTTGTTATGTCCTTGAGATAGAAGATGTTTCAATAGActgtttcacagatggagaaacgtGGGCTATATGTGACAATCCTTCAaatgattttaaagtgaaaaggagTATGTGTGTTTAAGATATCTTTGATGAGAAGGTCCAAAGAATCCATGCATCCCCTGCTTGTGCAGCCCTGTTAGGACAAAACGGCTTTAACCAGTTCCTCTCTGTCCCTGTGGTGCCCTCAGTTAAGCTTCCAAGCAAACCAGACACTTGCTCAGCGCAccaacacgcacacacacacacaccccactcaaGAAAGCAAAACTAAATTTTTAAGTATTGAAAACTTGAAAACACTTGAAATTGTCCCTGTGCGGAAGATCACTCATCTGGAGGACTTAGACACACATATTTTATAatcttgtatttatgtttttattttgagttgCTTTTAGTTGGAGGTGGTGGGAGGGCGTAATCTTTTCAGAGCAACTTTAACCTGAACCTGGAAGGGACTTATCTTCCTTGGAGGAGTTCACGTTCACCAGAACTGCTCTACCAGCAACTCTGgactgtgggaatgtaaatctgGCACTAAGAACTGGGCCCGGGACACTAGCCCCAGCAGCTGGGGACTGCGTTCCTCATCTGGCCCTCAGAAGGCTGGACCATTAAGAGAAAGGTTTCCAGCAGAGAAGTCCAATCGCAGGACAATTTcttaaaatctgtaaaatggttTAAATTGTGGCCATGTCAACACGCACTCACAATTTTTGATCAAAATGTCTCAGATGTAGGATAAATGTCTGAGCTGTTCAGGGATTCCATGGTTCCCTAGTAGCAGAGTTAGAACTTTAACCAGACTTTTCCATTCTGAGGCTAACACATAGGCCAACAGTGTTCAGAATCTTGGTGGCTGAGGGACCAtttgcagtttatttttattctctagaACTACATGGTTATAGGGGAACCTGGGATGAGATTTGCAGGTGATGAATCTGGCATCAAGATGCCTGCCTTCCGGAGCCATAAATTTTTTTGTTCTCCCAGCTACCTCTCGCTGGCGATCCTGGCATTCCTGGACACACTTCGGCAACCACTGCATCGAACATAGTCTTTTTTTATTAACCCATATTGCTAGTTGACCAATCATTGCCAATTTTGACCAACACAGTGTTTACACTGAAGAAACTTGTCCTTTGCTTCCGAGTctcatttcagtctttttttttccccagtggaagtactgaggattgaacccaagaccttgtgcaagctaaccatgcgctctaccactgagctatacccgacCTCCCCAACCTTGGTTCAGTCTTTACACCAGCAGTGGTTAAGGTCAAAACAAGCCCAGCATGGCTTTCAGGGATGGCGCTCATGTTTGGGATGCATCTAAGCTTCCTGCTATATCCATACACGAACATCCTCAAATCAAGCTAATATTGTTGGCTTGATTCACGAAAACACCCGACATCTGTACGACAAATGAGACTACGATCAGAGCTCGCTCCTCACTCACAATGCTTAACAAGCCATTTCCCCGTCTTGGGTACCAGGTTTTAGAGGAGAGACAGCCCCTCCCTTGGGGAACTTCCTGAGAGGGAACAGCTTCCCTTCATTAGCTCTGTCAAGAGTCATGCAGTGCTCTCTGTAACCGGAATggttttctttgctctcttgCAGCTGCTCTACTTTGTGCTGAGCGCCTTTGGCCTGGTGGTCTGCGTGCTGGCTGTGGCGTTTGCCGCCCACCACTATGCACAGCTCACACAGTTTACCTGCGGGACCGCGCTCGACTCCTGCCAGTGCAAACTGCCCTCCTCCGAGCCCCTCAGCAGGACCTTCGTGTACCGGGATGTGACCGACTGTGCCAGCATCACCGGCACTTTCAAACTGTTCTTGCTCATCCAGATGATTATGAACTTGGTCTGCGGCCTTGTGTGCTTGTTAGCCTGCTTTGTGATGTGGAAACACAGATACCAGGTCTTTTACGTGGGTGTCAGGATATGTTCCCCGACACCCTCTGAAAGTCAGCAGCAAAAGGTCTAACATTCTTGCTCAAAGGTGGGAGAGAGAAGAGCACACTGActagctgagattttttttttttaagaaaaaaaagagataagaaaggaagaaaaaaattagcttttgacaatgaaaaataatcactgttctaaatgaatatttttatatttttcaggaaATGAAAGAACAGTTCCTTAAGTTtccatagtatttttaaaaaattctttagcTCCAAGTTGACTTGGGAGTATTAAAAGAACACAGAACAGGAAAAGAATGATGTAGATCTATTGTTAGAGTCTGGAGTGGATTCCTAATACTCATTTTATCTATCATTTATATAATCTTCTTCCCTGTTAGTCCAGTTTGACTTGGACAGTTTCAGGCCCACTTGCTGAATTTTGTAGCATCTTCCTCCAGGCCTCCCACCTCCCGCCATGATCGTCCCTACAACTCTGAGAAAGACAGGGGGCAGGGGAAGAGCTGAACTGCCAGGATgactctcttttttcccctggtAGGATGATTTCAGGGCATGAAACAGCTTAAAAGAGCAGAGTAGAAAAGAAAGAGACTTTGCAAAAGGCTAAATAATTATAAACACCTGGACTGGGGCGCggcctcttctccacacccttgctTTGAATCTGTAACTTACTAAATGCTTTGGATGATTGTCTGCCTCTCAATAATTGAAAGTTGGTAGTCGTTGTACTTCTAATGATGTAgaaggtttaaaaataattacattatgCTTCTATTCTGTCATCTAAAACAAGTCGTTAAAACTAATTTCTAGCTAATTGTTAATTATAATTATGCTCAGAAGTCTATTTAATGAGCCCTGGCTGCATTTCCATAGCACCGGGGGTATTAGGAGAAATTACTCTCACAAGAGAGGAGGCTTAAAGATCCTTTCTTCTGAAAGCCAAGCTttacaagggagaaaaaaaaattttttttttattaatagctcAGGTTAAAAATACTCACTTAAACAAAACCAAGAGCATTCATCATGGGAAATGTTTATACAAATGGCACTTTTGTGATATGTTGTGAAGTATCTCTCTTGGCAGCTAAGTACTTTGGAGGAAGATTGGTTAGTGTTGATGTGTCCCATTCATGAAACTGTATCTGATATGGAATTCTATTACTTATTTGTATGCACAGTCAACTAGAGACTTAAACCAGTGTTTTGAAGTCCTCATTTGAACATTTGACCATTGACTTGGAGggtagttttttgtttggttttttcagTCACTGTGACTTAAAACAGCACAAGTACCCTGTGATGGGAAGACTTTTTTCTAATTATTGTTATCATTAAATTTGGAACAATATCAGTCTTTTAAGGAAGGAGCTCAGAATGCAAATTCATGTAGCATAAATGTTACTAAAAACTTTTATCAGTATGCTCTGCTGAGAGCAGAAATTCAAGACAATAATTGAGCTTAATTTGCTTCTCCACATTGCATATTGACATATGTTTACTAATCATTAAACTCTACTCTAAAAGAAAATCCTTTCCTTGTTTGCCTTAAGATAGATGAATAATTCCATCAGTTGTGATGATAGTGTCAATTATTACACAATATAAATATCCAGATAAAAAGGGAAATGTTAAATAAGTTAGTTGGAGGATTGTAAATTTTTTTATGCCCTCCAGATAAAACACTTGATTAACAGATGTTAAAACCTTTTTATGTATTGGCTTGCTTTAAATATGGCCTTCCTATACACTAGCTCAGGCCAAGAATGCACATTCGGGGACTTAGTGGATCAGATTCTGGAGCAGAGATTTGATCACACACAAATTACATCAACTCAACACCAAGACTCCTGAAAAAATACTTTGGtctctgttaaaagaaaaaatctcggggggagggtataactcagtggtagagtgtgtgcttagcatgcactaggtcctgggttcaatccccagtccctccattaaaataaataaataaataaaaataaatcaaattacctccccccaccaaaagtttttaaaaataaatacataaaaataaaataaaatttaaaaaatctcaatAATTGAATCCATCTTGATTTTGACAgtttcctaccaaaaaaaaaaaaagagtgagaatcTTATGGCTCTTTAAAGAGTGAGAAACTAGAGCTTTAATGCTAATTACTATGAATCAGGCGCTCCTGCAAGCACACCTTGAATACCTTAACTTTTTATAGCAAACACTACAATTTTTTTGTATCAGAATATTAAATTCCACACAACATTAAGGTGCTCTATGCTTCACAGGCGATTCACAGGGTAGCTCAAATGGCAGAATAACTCTAGCTTACATGCTTCCTTTTTCTAAATAATGCAGCCATTAAGAGCTGGTGTGGTGATAAGCTTGATAATAAtcaggagatatatatatatatatatatataaaatgcatatatagCGGGGATTTTGCTATTGTGTGATCGAATAATTCTTAAAtccctaaagaaagaaaaaaatcgtaagtgaaagaaggaacaaaaaataaaatcaaaaaggaaaagaagtcaaGGTTTCCGTGCTGCAAACTCACTGTGTATTGATACGTGTGAGAATTGTGTCGCTTGAATAACAAACTGCTTTGGGCTGGATCTGAAGTATTTTGGGgttgtgttttgcaaatattgaaGTTACAGTGAcggcaacagaaaaggaacagatACACAGCTTTACACTTTAGCAAAATGTTACATTTGAAATCTGACAAGGCGCCAAGATGGTGACTGTCTCATCTAAACCATAAAACAGGAAGGTTTGCGCAATCatcctcctctcccaccaccttcaggagaattaaatgaatcaagactttggggaaaaaaaaggaggataACAGCCGGGACTTGGCAGCACTTGAAATAGGAGGAACACAGCAGCCTAAATGTGCAGACTGTGTAAGGGAGCCCACCCGATCCGTCTGCGCCCTCACGTGACCACCATCTGTGCCTGCCTCGCTCCATCCAAATTTGTGTAGGCAGCTCCTTGGAGCCATTCCTAAAAATAGAGCTACACCAGGCCCTGGAAACCGTAGTCAAGTAACAGGCCTAACTCTTTTCCCTCCTTGAGTTAAACCTCCGTAGGATCTCTTCTGAGGGCTTTCCGGCTGCAGACGTCAGTGCGTTCGGACAGCGAGGACCCAATATATGTGTGTTTTCTATTTGTGTCCAGGACATCAGAATCTGTTAATATTCTCGTACTTCGTATCTTGCATACGCAGCGTATCTGGAATGcgtttacagatttttttttttcagtaaaggttGGGATGGAGAGTATCCAAGGGAGATTATGAGGGACAGCAGTAGATCACTTAATGATAATCAGAAATGAACTAAAAAGTTGCCCTGAGAAACCAATCACATCCTATCATGAAGCACACCTTTTACATGTTCTAGTGATTGTCGCTGAACTATTGCTCTGTAGCCGTACATTTCTGTAAATCATGCTGGCCCTCAGGTCTTACTGTTCTCAAGGAGATCCATCATGAGTTTAGATGTATGCCGTGTATATTCAGGGTAGTGTTACAAAGAGCTGATGGCCACGTATATTGACTCACAGTGGAATCATTTGTTTGGATAAAGCCTCAGCCTGGGAAATGAATACCTTGACTGATTTTATTATCtaattttctagtattttattaTCTCAAACGATCTAATTTTCTAGTATTTAATTATCTCAAACGATCATCCCGATCCAAAATATTGGTCTATGCTTTGGTGTTGTGGTTTCATTCTGCTGGCTTTGAGGGTATAGTGaataaaaaaagtgttttctaCCCGTCTGAGGTGGTTGTTTTTCAGGGGAATGCGGATGATGCAGAATTTCTTTGttaataaaattttcataatCTCTGAAAACACCGTGTGTTGATGTGTTTTAGAGTGATGACACATTGCACATGAAGTGGTCTACATACAATCGCTCAGCTGAGTGTTTACTTCAAAAATCTGGTTTTGGAGTAGACGAGGTCTAGTATGCACTTTGACTCCTTTGGTCCAGGAACTGTCACTATCTTGGTACACTGCACCCATCGTGGAAGGCACGGTGCAAATGCTACCCAGGCAAAGGGAGCCTGAGctggtaaaaaaaatttttgcagaaGATACTTGGGATGCTGATCCTCATTTATATCTATTAATGTCAAGTAACATTTGGCCTGGAGAATGGGCTACGTATTAAGTGTTACATGCTCAGTCATATTCAACATTTAATTATATAGAAGAGCAGCCAGCCTATTCCATTTCAAATCTGAAAACAAGGGTTCCTTCTTACCAAGTCTGTGGCAACTTAAATAGTTGATCATACTATAAAATGCAGTGGTTCCTCTTCTATAATTTAGTTAGAAAAGCTTGTAGAAAGCCAAAGGAAAGGGTTAATGATTTAGGACACACATGTCGAGCTGGACTTCCTGCCCTTGGTGTTAAGGCTGCAGGTCCTACGGTTGGAAATCTGACAGCCGCTTCCTGGCTGAGTGACTTGGGACACACCATTTAGTctctagtttcctcatttgtaaagagGAGAGAAACATTCTTGCCTCATAGCATCATGGGAAAGGTTAAGTGAAACAGCACTTAGCAAAGtggctcctggaggagggggctcaGTGAACACtcagtctcttcctctcttcACTGAGTTCTGCAGAGCCTTCTCATTGCTGCAGGCTCCTGTCCCCACATCCAGCTAGAAAAGTGGCTCTGATTTTCTATCCCCTTCTAAGACATCCTTTTTATAAACCAGAAACATTATCAAATGGACTTCAAACAGaactgcttttaaaataagaGCGCACCAACCCTTACTGATGTGCGTGGAACCATGTGTTGGCTGGCGTCCTATTTGTTGGTTTACGTATCTTGAATGTGGCCACCTTCTCTCAGGCAGAACTAGAAGCTGAGACATTTCTCCTGATTTTCATATCTCTTTGAATTTAATGTAACAGAAGCACGTTTAATGCTAACTTTTAAAAGTGAAACTTTATGGAGCTTTGGTACATGTTAGGTTGTAATGCACAGTcccccatttatttaaaaaacaattatcaAACACCTTTAACAAGCTCGACTCTGTGGGTCACTGATTCTCATTTAGAATCCTAAAAAGATTTAGAATACAGTCAGAAAACACCAGCTGGGGCTGCATTCTCCAGGCTGGATGGGAAACATTCAtatgaacttttaaatttgtggcaaatttaattattagaaatattCAGCCAGAAATCTACTTTTTCTCCTTGATAGAGTCTATCTTTATAGTTCATGACACATTGCtatgttattttttcattttacagattcaTCTTTTATAAATTAGTCTTTATAAAGGGCTAATTCAGATTGTAAgcgaatgaaaataaaattaatgtgtgGTGATACCATCTTGAAGATAataattcattcatccatttctttCCAACAAATATTTCTCTGTTATTGATCCCTTCCAAAGCACGGATCCTTCtcagatgtcttctttatttgGAAAGGTCATCAGAAAGATCCTTTAATCAAAGGGATGTGGGATATATACCCATCTGTTGTTCTTGGGGGCAATAATCCAAATACAAGATTTCAACTGAGATATGAAGCCTTTTGTTTAACAGGATCCTCTAACTGGGCAGGGGATGAGGAGTCCTGGAGATTCATTTGTGGGACCTGTGCTGGTTCCTCCCCTTCTGCATGGAAGTCTgctggagaaggaggcaggggtCCCCAGGATGCTGCCACAAGAATTGTGGAGGAGGCTTGGATGGTATCTGAGGAGGGGCTGAACAATGAGACACTAGCAGGCAGTTTGGGGTTTCTGAACGTGGACACTTTGGGTACACCTCTCTGGGTGAGATGCTCTGTTTACTATTTGACTTTCTATCCAAACCCTTCTCCCCAGAAACTCCATGTGTTATTTTTCCAACCAGGTGTGATGGTAGTCAGCCAGAGGATGACTCTCAAGGATCACAGGAACCAGTGGCACTTGTGATCAGAGAAATTGACTGTAATCTCATGAGACTCACCCCCAACTGGTCCTCCTAAGCAAGTGTGTAGTAGACTGTTGGTTACCCAGGAGGGTATGAAGGTGGTGTGCCAGCCAGAGCGAATCATCAGAAGCAGAGGACCCAGAGTCTGAAAAATTATGGGATTAAAGTTGTCACTAGCCTCCCTAGTCGattacttttccttctctttcactcAGGATAGAATTCACATATTCTTACAAAAATAGGCAGTGTTCCCTCAGATAGCTTTATGGCCAAAAGTAGACttccaattttttattaaatttctttctaGATTGCAACAAAAATGACCAAAGGATGGTTCTACAGTTGAAAAGAGAGCGAGAgcaagcttatttattttaatgcagagaACTTTAGAACATGGGACAGGGAGCTTGGCTATTTAAGTGGCTGGGAACGTGTCTTTGGACaaatggagggaggagggatgtcCTGAGTGTATTTGGGGCTGGACGAGGGGCCCACAAGTGAACACCTGGATTCCATTTGGCCAAGCTTGGGTTGGAGTAAGAGCGACCATCCTGGTACCTCCCTCACAACCCCCGTGGCCAGAGTTTAAAGTTGTCTCAGGCAGCTCTGGGTCCAATGACCAAGAAGGCCACCTCCTTCCTGGACTGTCTACCAGAGAAGAGACTGCTCCCCCCACACCTCATTCCACAGCAAAacctgcccctccttcctccctggcccATGTCTACGAGACTCCGCTAAGGGGTTGTCAGCTCCAGCGCTGGGGGTGAAGGCCTGAAACGCAGAGATCCTTATAAACATGGCTTTCATTTTCATAGGATATTCCTAAATATCAGGAAACTTCTCAGGTCCAGAGAAATGAGGCAGGATGCCAAGGAGGGGAGACATGCCCCGCTGGCCTTCAAGCCCAACCGTGTAGGCAGCCACCCCCGTCTCTGGGGGGAGGAAGCAGTTTCAGAGCCGGCGGGCCTTGGAGAGC
It contains:
- the SSPN gene encoding sarcospan isoform X2; its protein translation is MGRERPGRGARSQGGPPAADAAGPDDMGPKRGAGAPKECGEEEARKCCGCRFPLLLALLQLALGIAVTVVGFLMAGISSSLLVRDTPFWAGIIVCLVAYLGLFMLCVSYQVDERTCIQFAMKLLYFVLSAFGLVVCVLAVAFAAHHYAQLTQFTCGTALDSCQCKLPSSEPLSRTFVYRDVTDCASITGTFKLFLLIQMIMNLVCGLVCLLACFVMWKHRYQVFYVGVRICSPTPSESQQQKV
- the SSPN gene encoding sarcospan isoform X1, with the protein product MGRERPGRGARSQGGPPAADAAGPDDMGPKRGAGAPKECGEEEARKCCGCRFPLLLALLQLALGIAVTVVGFLMAGISSSLLVRDTPFWAGIILDLKVTVMCVQLSQHHVCLVAYLGLFMLCVSYQVDERTCIQFAMKLLYFVLSAFGLVVCVLAVAFAAHHYAQLTQFTCGTALDSCQCKLPSSEPLSRTFVYRDVTDCASITGTFKLFLLIQMIMNLVCGLVCLLACFVMWKHRYQVFYVGVRICSPTPSESQQQKV